The Rhodobacteraceae bacterium LMO-JJ12 genome contains the following window.
TGGATGGCGACAGTTTTGAGGTGATCCATCGGTTTGAAGCACCCTTTGCGGTGCATGGGGCGCCGAAGTTCAGCGCCGATGGGCGGTTTGTCTATGTTATGTCGCGCGATGGCTGGGTGCAGAAATACGATATCTGGGGGCTTCAGGAGGTGGTGCGGGTGCGCGCGGGCCTTAACAGCCGCAACATCGCGCTGAGTCATGATGGCAAATGGTTGGCGGTGGCGAACTATCTGCCAAATACGCTGAGCATCCTGTCGGCAGACGATCTGAGCGCGGCGATTGTGCATGAGATCAAGGGCAAGGACGGTAGCCCCAGTCGGGTCTCGGCGGTCTATGCTGCGGCGCCGCGCGAGAGTTTTGTTCTGGCGTTGAAGGATGTGCCGGAGACCTGGGAAGTGTTCTACGGGGAGAACCCGCCGTTTCATGGCTTTGTGCATGACTACAGGATCGAAGGGCCGCCCGAGGAGCGTGTGCCGTTTCCGCGCCGACGTATGATGGTCGGCGGTGTTATCGACGATTTCATCTTTGATGAGAGTTTTGAGTATGCGCTGGGCGCCAAGGCGGGTGGCGATGGCGGGGCGGTTGTGGACCTTGTGATCGGGCACAAGATTGCCGATCTGGACCTGCCGGGGCTGCCGCGTTTGGGTTCTGCTGTGATGGTTGATTATCAGGGGCGGCGGGTGATGGTGACGCCCCATCTGAGGGCCGATACGTTTTCTGTGGTGGACATGAAAACCTGGGAAACGGTGAAGCGGATCGAGACCGGGGGGCCGGGGTTCTTCATGCGCGATCACGCGGGGTCGCCTTATCTCTGGGGGGATGTGTTTTTTGGGCCGAACAAGGACAAGATGCATGTGCTTGACCGCGAAACCCTTGAAATCGTGAAGACATTGCAGCCAGTGCCAGGGGCGGCGCTGGGCCATATCGAATTTACCCGCGATGGGAAATTTGCGCTCGTTTCGGTCTGGGAAGAGGACGGTGCGGTGATTGTCTATGACGCGACCACGCTGGAAGAGGTGCGGCGGTTGGAGATGCGCAAGCCCTTGGGGAAATACAATATCGGCAACAAGATCGGCGGCTGAAGGTCCCGGCGTTCGATAGGTATATTTCAACGGCATGAATGATTTAGGTCAAGGCATAGCGGGGCCGGATAGGGGATTGTAGGCGCGCGAACTGGCCGAAGGCATGGCAGAGCACCTGCGCCAAGGTCGAAAAAGGCAAATAGGAAACCGGGTTCTGCACCCGCCCGATTGCAGACCTCTCTCAAGGTTGGAAGGCCGCTTATGACGCTTGATGCAACTGACCGTTCGATCATTGAGACGCTTCAGGCGGGGTTGCCTCTGGTGGCTGAACCTTACGCTGAGGTGGCCGAGAGTCTGGGGCTGAGCGAGGCCGATCTTGTGGCGCGGCTTGAGGCGATGAAGGAAAGTGGCGTGATCCGCCGGATTGCGGCGGCGCCGAACCATTACAAGTTGGGCATGACAGCGAATGGCATGACGGTTTGGGATGTGGAGGACGCGCGGATTGCCGAATTGGGGGCCATTGTCGGCGCTCTGCCGTTTGTGACGCATTGCTATGAGCGGCCACGCGCGTTGCCTGATTGGCCTTATAATCTGTTTGCCATGGTGCATGGATCGTCGCCCGAAGAGGTCGAGGAAAAGCGCGCCGAGATTGGCGAAATTCTCGCACCGGGGCTGCGCGGAAGCGATGTTCTGCTGTCGACGAAAATTCTAAAGAAAACGGGGCTTCGGCTTCGCAAGAAAGGATAGACCCATGTTTCGCATGTCCGAATATATGGAGCAATTGGTTCACCCGACACCGGTCAAGACCCGGCGGGGAAGCGGGCCGGTGAAACCGGTGGTGATCTGGAACCTGACGCGGCGCTGCAATCTGAAATGCCGCCATTGCTATACCGTGTCGGCGGATGTGAATTTCCCCGGTGAGCTGACCCATGATCAGGCGATGGCCACCGTGAAGGACATGGAAGATTTCGGGATTTATGCGCTGATCCTGTCGGGCGGTGAGCCGCTGGACCGGTTTGATTTCTTTGATATTGCGCGGGCATCGCGCCCGTTTACCAAGATGTTGGCGCTGTCTACGAACGGCACGAAAATCCACGGTGAGAATGCCGATAAGGTCGAGGAAATCGGCTTTGACTATGTCGGGATTTCGATCGACGGAATCGGCAAGACGAACGATTGGTTCCGCGGTGTTGACGGTGCGTTTGACGACGCGGTGCGGGGCGTGCGCGAGTGCAAGAAGCGCGGTATCCGTGTCGGTCTGCGCTTTACCCTGACGAAGGATAATGAAGCGCAACTGCCTGATCTTGTGAAGCTTTGCCACGATGAGGGGGTGGATAAATTCTATCTCTCCCATCTGGTTTATGCCGGGCGGGGTGACAAGAATCGCGGCGAGGATGCCGAGCATGATCATACGCGCCGCGCGCTCGATCTGTTGATTGAGACGGCGTGGGAGAGTGCCAATGGTGGCCAATCCTTGGACATTGTGACCGGCAACAATGATGCCGATGCGGTTTACATGATGAATTGGGCGCGTGAGCGGTTTGACGATGAGAAGCTGGCCAATCTGCGCGACCATCTGAAGGCCTGGGGCGGCAATTCGTCGGGGCTGGGCGTGGCGAATATCGACACGCAGGGCAATGTGCACCCCGATACCTATTGGTCGGATTACACCGTCGGCAGCGTCAAGGACACGCCGTTTTCCAAACTTTGGACGGGCGATGACAAGATGCTGGCGGCGCTGCGCACAAGGCCGCGCCCGCTTAAAGGGCGTTGTGGCGCTTGCGCGTATCAATCCATCTGCGGCGGCAACACAAGGATCCGTGCCTTGCAGTTGACCGGCGATCCGTGGGCCGAAGATCCGGCCTGTTATCTCAGCAACGGTGAAATTGGTGTGGACGAGGCCGCGCGCCTTGAGGTCGCACCGTTCCGAGGAAAAAGCCATGACCCGAAACATCAATTCTTCTCGTAATCGCACGCTCGCGGGTCTGATCGCTGCGCTGTTTATTGTACCGGGATTAGCCGGGGCCGATCCGGCGGCAGTGTATCAGGAACATTGCGCCGAATGTCATGGCGAGGGGCGTCTGGGCGGTATTGGCCCGGCGTTGATTCCCGAGACGCTAAAAAGGATGCGTGGCCCGAAGGTGACGGATGTGATCCTGAACGGGCGGGTTTCGACCCAGATGATCGGCTATGCCGACCAGATATCGGCAAGCGAAGCCGAGGACCTGGCGGCGTGGTTGAAAACGCCGCTGGAGCGGATTCCCGACTGGGGTAAGCCGCAGATCGCCGAGACCCGCGAAATGAGCGACGATTATGTGGCGGTAGCGGCACCCGTTTGGGCGTCGGACCCGATGAATATCACGTTGGCGGTGGAAACCGCGGATCATCACGTGAGCGTTCTGGACGGCGACACGTTCGAGGTGCTGGACCGATTCGAGACGCCCTATGCCGTGCATGGCGGGCCGAAATTCAGCCCCGATGGGCGCTATGTCTTCATCATGTCGCGCGACGGCTGGGTGCAGAAGTATGACATCTGGGCGCTGCAAGAGGTGGGCCGGGTGCGCGCCGGTGTAAACAGCCGCAACATTGCGATGAGCCATGATGGCAAATGGCTGGCCGTGGCGAATTACCTGCCGATGTCGCTGACTATTCTCTCAACCGAGGATTTGAGCGTTGTCGAAGTGATGCCGGTTTTGGCCAAGGACGGCACGGCGAGCCGGGTTTCGGCAGTCTATCAGGCGCCACAGCGCGAGAGCTTTATTCTGGCGCTGAAGGATGCGCCAGAAATTTGGGAAGTGACGGCCGATCCGGGCGCGGCAGAGCCGTTTGCCATGCGCCGCATCGAGATTGCCGAGCCGCTGGATGATTTCTTTTTCGATGACCAGTATCGCAACCTGATCGGGGCGGCGCGTGATGGTGTGCGCGGCGTGGTCGTGAACCTTGAAGAAGGGCGTGAGATTGCTGAGTTGCCGCTTGATGGTTTGCCGCATCTTGGGTCGGGGATCAGTTGGGAACGCAATGGTCATCGAGTGATGGCGACGCCGCATCTCAAAGAGGGCAAGCTTTCGATCATCGACACTGTGACTTGGGAGCGGATCGCGGTCATCAAGACCGAGGGGCCGGGGTTCTTTCTGCGTAGCCACGAGAACACGCCGTATTTCTGGGCGGACGTGTTTTTTGGGCCGAACAAGGATTTGATGCATGTGATCGACAAACAGAGCCTTGAGATTGTCAAAACGCTGCGCCCGGCGCCGGGGGCGACGGTGGCGCATGTGGAATTTACCCGTGATGGCAAATATGCGCTGGTGTCGGTCTGGGAAGATGACGGGGCGGTGATCGTCTATGACGCCGCGACGCTGGAGGAAGTGAAGCGCCTGCCGATGCGCAAGCCTTCGGGTAAGTACAACGTCTGGAACAAGATCACCTTTTCGGAGGGCACGAGCCACTGAAGCATGAACGGCGGCTTGAATGTGTCGCTGGGCGTGCGCGCCACGCGCGCGGGCCGGGGGGAATCGGTTTGCAGGGTAAACTTGGTTAATGCCGACCTGATTCAGCCCCGTGGTTCGGGCTGACTCTGTGAAATGGGCAGTCGACGTCAGGGTGGAGGCGAGTACCACAGCCATCCGCATTCCTCGTTGTTGATCTTAAAGCATTTTTTGAGATCCTCGACGATTTGCCTTTCCTCTTTTCCCCTCTTGAGTTATCTTTCGAACTACTCAATAGGGGGGTAAATAGGAGTGAGATTTGCCGCGTCGAACACTTAAGGAACTGACCGCCTTTCAGGTCGATAAGCTGGAAAAGCTTGGCTACCACAGGGTTGGTGGCGTGAGTGGACTGTGCTTGCAGGTAAAGGCAACTGGTTCAAAATCTTGGGTGCTTCGGATGACGTTTGGTGGCAAGCGTCGTGATTTGGGGCTTGGTAGCTACCCGTCAGTTACTTTGAGCATGGCTCGTGAAAGGGCGCGGATGTCACTAGACCGGGCTTGGGCCGGATATGACCCTGTTGAGGAGCGCCGAGCGATACGTGAAATTTCGAAACCAATTGTCGAGAGTGTGAATGCAAAGACCTTCAAGCAATGCGTTTTGGAGTTTTGCCAAGACAAAATCATGCACCAGAAGAACGCACACCGCGCTCGCCAGCAGTTTGAGAATTCGTTGGAGGCGTATGCGTTCCCGATCTTAGGGGAATTGCCCGTTGATAAAATCGAGTTGGATCATATCCTTCAAACTCTACGACCCATTTGGAAAGAAAAACCAGACACCGCATCGCGGGTGCGTAGCCGAGTTGAGCGTGTCTTGAATTGGGCGACAGTTAGCGGTCACCGGGCCGGTGAAAATCCAGCGAGGTGGCGCGGCCACTTGGATCAAATCCTAGCTCCCCCAAGCAAGCTGCGGGTGCAGGGCCATCACCCTGCGTTGCCGGTGAATGACATGCCTGAGTTCGTGGGCTCTCTAAAAAAGCGGAAAGTTTCGAACTCAGCGTTAGCATTGGAGTTTCTCATACTAACAGCAAGCCGCTCAGGTGAGGTGCGCAACGCTGAATGGGGCGAAATCGATTTTGACCAGAAAGTATGGAATGTGCCTGCGGGGCGTACAAAAACCGGAAAGAGTCACCGTATACCGCTTTCTAAGCAAGCATTAAATGTTCTGGCCGCAACGCCTCGGTTAGCTGGTGCAGATAGGATTTGGAGCGGCACCTCTGGTAAACCTATGTCTGACATGACGATTGCTGCGATTGTTAAGAAGATGAATGCAGCAGAAGAGACAGCCGGTGGGGACGGGTGGAAAGGCGCGCAATCCAATCGTGTAGCTACCCCACATGGGTTTCGTTCAACCTTCCGGGATTGGGCCGCAGAAGAGACTGAATGGCCAAGGGAAATGGCCGAAATAGCGCTTGCGCACAATATGGGGTCCGCTGTGGAGCGTGCTTATCGGCGTACTGACATGTTGGAACGTCGCCGAGCAATGATGCAAGATTGGGCCGAATTTGTTCATGGAGAGCTGACCTCGGCCACCTAAGAACCGCATCATGTTGACAGAAAATCATTGGCGATATAGGTCAGGTTTAGGCCGTCGCATCCGTTTGGGGATGTGATGGGGCACCTTGTGTCAATGATCGTTACCTACATAGGCTTGATAAGCCACTGACCACCGGGCCCGTGACAGGGCCGCGACTGACCCAAAACTATGTCGCACACCGCGTAGATGTCCCAATCAGTTGAAAAACTGCTGGGAAGCTGCGTGTAATTACCTCACTGCATTTCCCAGCACCTAACCTCAAAAACATAGGTGCTCTTATGACATCCAACGCTCAAAATACCGGGGTTGGGTCGCGCACAAAGCAAATCGATTTTGCAATGCTGCCTGACCAAGCCCTACTAAATGCCGACCAAGTGAGAACATTGTGTTCAATGTCGCCTGCCGTCCTGGACCGCAGAATCGCCCAAGGGCGTTTCCCAATGCCGAGCTATCATGGCCGGAATCGAGTGTGGCCTTGGTCCAGAATAAGGGCTTGGTTGGAACTGGCTGCCCAGCAGGAAACACCACTAGCAAACTGAAGTGTCGAGCGTTTGAGCTGCAAAAAAATGTAGACCAAGTGGCCGATGACTGACGTGAAAGCAGCGCTGCCCGCCGACGTAAATGCACATGAATAATTAGAGAATACTACCACCCTTAGTGGTCGTTTCTCAAAGAAAAGGTACGAGAAATGACAACGCGAACCATGATCACTTTGGCCGAATTCAACTTAATCAGCACCGCCATCCAAGGATTATTGAAGCAAACAGACTATGTTCAAAAGATAGAAACAAGTTGCACGCTTTTTGCTACTTTCGGAGCAGCAATCCTAACGTATCACCTCGGTATTCCTTGCCAGCCAGTTGCGGGTGGCTGGCACCTGCATCACCCGGATGGGGTAGGCGTTCTTGCATTTGGGCAAAAGGAGAACCGGCAAATCCGTACGACTGAAAATGGTTTTCATATGTGGGTTCAAACTGAGAGCCACATCATTGATTTCATGTCACCACTGTATCCCGAAATTTTTGTGTCTGAGGCCGCGACTTCGCCGCTTCCAAGACAGATGCTGCAGTTGAACCGGAAACTGGACGCCGAAAGCCAAACCGCGTTCTTACAGGGGGCACCATTGATGACTATGTATGATGACGTATTAGCCAAATCGTTAATTGAGCGGGTTGCTGGTAACGTCGTAAATGACGCACTTGTTCGAGCTCTGTTAACTTGGTGGCCGCTTCTTGAAAAGACTCCGGACGCGGAACTTGCCCTTGGTGTACACAGCGGGAAAAGGTTAAAAATTTCTCGGTCGGGCCATGGGGGAGAGGGGTTGTGGCGAGGTCCAAGTGATGTTGCACCGCCCATTCAGTGAATTGAGGTGGGGTCTCTGTCTCTCCAATTTAGAGGCTGGTCGGTTCAGCGCGCCAGACTATCTGCAAGCTGGGCTACCAAAAGTTTGGATCAAAGACCCCGCCCTATCACCGGCTCATAGAAAAACTGACGAGCCGCCCTATCCCGCTTTGACGGAATCCAGGAGCAACTTTGAGCGCAGCCTGAAACAATATTCATGTGTTTAAGGGGTGATCATCTGGACGGCCCTACGCACGCGCGCGCAAATCTACCATCGGTTGACTTGCCTTTTGCCGTGAAAAAACAATAGCTTGCGTCCACACAGCATTTATGTATTGTCGCTCTAACCTACAAGAAATATGCCCCAAGCGCGTTTGACAATCGCAGGGCCGGTGAGAGGCCGGTAGTAGGTCGGTTGGATCAGTTTACGTTGGTGATCCTTAAAGGAACGGAAACCCCGCGCCGTAGTCATTTCCCTTAGATTTCATGGAGATGATTATGGCTGATTCCCATATACAAAACTTCCACTCGTCTGTTCAGGTTGCATCGTTTGTCACCGAGCACACTTTCCTCTTAGAAACTTTGCGCTGCAAGGTAGCGCTGGACCAATTTCATCGAGGTTACAGTTTCCCCTGCCGTTACTCGCCTTCAGATGCGTCGCTGAGCAAGCGTGTTTGTTCGGAGGTTCGTATCAATGGCTAGAAACATCGAACCAAACCCACAAAAAGCAATTGAATGGTATATTTGGTTGAATGGCGGCAAGCAGATGTACCTAGAACACATCAGCAGTCAAGGCCCGGCACGACCTAAGGGTAAATTCTACCAAGCAAGCGAGCTCGCATCCGCTGCACGCTTTGTCTCAAGTAATAATGGGGATGATTACCAAAGAAATCTGCATTTCATCCCAAATGCTGAGTTTCTTTTAGGTCAACGGGTCAAAGCAAATCTGAAAGCGGTGCGTTTTCTTCATGTTGATTTGGATTGCAAAGACTACCCCGGCACCGAGAAAGAGCAATTTGAGAGGATTACAGAGCTATTACTCGACGACAAGAAACGCCCCAAGGGAATACCGCCCCCAACAACAGCATGGTTCACAGGGGGCGGGGTTCAGTCAATCTGGTCGCTTGAAGAACCCATTGGTGTTGATGAAGCAGAAGACCTGAACCGCGCTTTATTGGTCGCCCTACAAGGCGGGCTGGGAACGCATGATGCTGGCCGTCTTCTTCGCCTTCCTTGGACAACAAATTGGTTGAATGATAATAAACGCGCGGCGGGACGCGAACCGATGGTCGCGTTTCCGCTGGAGCCGTTAAACACAAATTCGCCCCCCGTCTCGTATTCTCTGGCTGACTTCCAAGTTAAACGCGTCAAACATGACGCCAAATCTCCTTCTGGAACCGTACCTTCGACGATAACGATACCCGAGTTCGAGGCGCTACCTTTACCCGAGAACCTCAATGAGATTGTGCCGGATGACCCCATCTGGTTTGAGGCTATCCTGACAGGCAAGCATCCGCAGGGCAAAGCCTATGGATCACGTTCCGAGTTTGTCATTGCGGCGGTTGTCTGGCTGTTGAGCAAAGACGTTGAGCCCGGTCATGTTTTGTCGATCATTACACATCCTGATCTTGGGATTAGCGGTCACGTTCTGGATAACCCGAGCCCTCTCAAATATGGCAGACGTCAGGTGGAGCGTGGGTTTGTTATGTTGGAAACAAGTCGCGGGGACTGGCCGCTCGTTAACGATGAGGGTTTCCCCATCGCAAATCTGCCTGAGAACATTCGTTATGCCCTTTGCCAAATTGGCGTAGATGCTCAACGAAACTTGTTCACACAAGCCGACGAAGTGACCGGGTACAACCTTGATGACCGCGACTTGAACGAGATTGCGGATATTCTGTGCAGTGCGTTTAGCCGTGAACTGAAATACGGTGCCAGCCCTGCCGCCATTAAGCGGGAGTTGTTGGCAATCGCCCATGAGCACCCTTATCACCCCGTCATTGATTATCTCGATGGCTTGGTGTGGGATGGCACGCCCCGTATTGATCGCTGGCTGGCTGATTATTGCGGGGCCGAAGCCACCGAATTAAATAGCGAGTTCGGTAGCAAGTTCCTCATCGCTGGTGTGCGTCGGATCAAACAGCCGGGTGTCAAATTCGATACCATGCTTGTGCTGGAAGGCGCGCAGGGTGCAGGTAAATCCCAAATGGCGGCAATGCTTGCCATTCAAGATGAGTGGTTCTGTGGCAGCTTGGACTTAAAGAGCGACGACAAAACCAAATCCGAACTGTTGGCGCGTGCATGGATCGTTGAATGCCCTGAACTTGATGGCTTAAGCAAAACCAACAGCCAGAGCCTTAAGAAATTCCTGAGCACGCCGATTGATAGCTACCGCCGCCCCTATGCTCGCGATCCCAGCGATTTTCGGAGGCATTGCATAATTCTTGGTACGACAAATGAGAGCAACTATCTGCGCGATCTGACAGGCAACCGGCGTATCTGGCCGGTAGTAGTTGGCCGGTTCGATCTGAAGCGCTTCGCGGCAGAAGCCGGCCAACTTTGGGCGGAAGCGGTGGTTCGTGAGAAAGAAGGTGCATTTATTGTTTTGTCCGAAAACCTTTGGCCAGACGCAACTCGGGTACAGGGTCATCGTATGGTCGAAGATGATTTCGCGGACATGTTGGCAGATAATTTCGCTGATCGTACTGGCAGGGTCTCCATGGAAAGCGTCAAACTCCTATTACGTTTAGACACACAGCGACTATTCCCCAACGATGCGAGGCGTATCAAGAGTGCCATGCAGAATCTTGGCTGGGAATATGGCACCCATCGTTTGCATGATTTGGCACAGACAAATCAGCGGCCTAGAAGGGGCTTCACTCGCGGATCGGGCGATGTGTGTCGCGAGGAACTCATTGCCATCCAAAAACAGAGTGGCGTTGTTGCCCTCGAAACCCTGAAAGGTCAGAGGGACGTGCCATTTTAGAACCAAACGCACGGGTAGCGTTACCTGTTACCCGTGCCAAACAGCGCAAACATACTGCCTGTGCAAGGGGGTGGTTTACTACCCCCTATTTTTATTGCTGCTGTTCAACTTAGGTTACAGTTACAAGTAACAATTTTCTGCTTAGCACCTTTGCAGTTTCTAAGCCGCGCTGGGTGTTGTGGGCACTTCGGCGGGCCTTACCCACATGCATTACAGTGGGGGCTCCAGCGGACGTCTGCGGACGTGTGGTAGCGCTTTTTTAGGCTACCCCTGTACATCCAGCGTCAGTGTCCGCCAGCTACCGCGTTCTGGAAAATATTCGACCGTGCCGGTGAATGTGCCGCGTATCATCGCGCCAAATCCATTTTGGGCATCGAACTGGCCGGACACCTGATAAACGCAATTTCCCATGTTCCGCGTTCCTGCGCTAAAACGGCTCGGAAACTCAGCGGTCGATGGTGCTCGTAATGACCGGCGAACGTCCGCTTGGATCATGACGTAGGCAAGAGTGGTCTTCTTGTCTGTGCATTCGGCAAGTCGTTCAGATTCTTCCAATGCGGCACGTCGCGCTACCTCTGCTGCATGGGCTTCCAAGTCGAGTTCGCTCAGTTCGGCGAACCATCTTTCTTCGTCGGCGTCGTGTAACTCAGCGAGATACGCGGCGGGATCACTTTCGCGAAGCTCGGCCCAGTGCACTTCACGTTGCTCGCCAAACAAAACTGCACCTTGCATGGAGAAGAACCCGGCGACGACAAGAAACAGCAGTGCTTTGCCGCGATGACGAAAATGCGGAAAGCCCTTGCCCGTGATCAAGGTGAATGTGAACACGCAAAATAGTAGCATGGCGACGGCGGTCTGGGCGCTGGCATTCTCCTGTTGCAGAAACTGTAAGGCGTAGCCAAAGGCGAAAAGTTCCAAAATCACAATCTGTGAACGCACGAATGCTCTGACGACAGTTGTTCCCTGCTTCTTCAAATCACTGTTGCTCATAAGAACTCCTTTACTAACGAAATCGGCCACCAGAGTTTCCTCTGGCAGCCGGGGAGTTCGTAAGCCGCCGCTAGACGACTGCGCTGGCCTTTAGGCCGGAGCCCTGGACATACGCCAGTGCCTCCCCGACCATAAGGTTCGAGGAGGTGTCATTACGGTCGACACCGACCGCTAGCGGAGGGGTTACGACACCCCGGGACTGGCCATTTTGCCAATCCTGAGCGCAGCTTAGCTTGGATGTCTGAAAATCGAAAGTGTAATCGTCACCTTTAGGAGTTGCCGAGAATGTTGATTTCATTGTTTAAATCCCGCCGGAAGTGAAGAAAGGTTGGTGGGGATAAAGGGAGTCGAACCCCCGACCCATCTCTTACGAATAGTGACATTCAACTGTTGGAGGTGATTGGACGAAGTATACGGTTGTTGAATAACTCACTACGAACGCTTGTCTAATTATCAGCTGGATCTTGGACCATGCTGGACGGTACAGGAGAATGAATGCTGTTTAGAGTGGCCAACATTTGCGCAAAAATATTCCAGACTATACCAGCAGTTTCGAAAGCGCCTGAGCAATTTGGTATGCAAGGTATGGCGGAACGGCATTACCCACTTGGTGATACTGCGCGGTCCTGCCACCCTCGAAGAAGTAGTTGTCTGGAAATGTTTGCAACCTCGCTGCTTCCCTTACAGTTAGAGAGCGACACTGTATCGGATCCGGGTGGATGAAATAATGCCCATCTTTTGAGATGTGGCTAGTGACCGTGGTTGATGGGCGCCCAGCAACTTGGGTTCGGAACCTGTCAGCGAAATAACCGCTCATTCGGTTTTTGTGCTTTGGTTGCAGAAATTCTGGAAACTCCGAGAGCTTGGGAGTTCGCCTCTGATCCCCCATAGAGAAGGCGGATGAGAAAAGGTAGCGACCAAGATCATCAGAGATGTGGCCTCTGGATTCATGTTGCAAGACGACCTTCAGGTCTGTGTCTAGCAGCCAGTCGCCTAGATCAGTGGGCAACCCGCACTTTCCAACGGAAAAACTTCGCCCAACTCGCTTTGAAGGTAGGTCGTTCGTTTGGGCAATCCTTTTAACAACCTTCCTGACGTGTTCGGGCACCTCGTCAGAATTTGCGATTCGCTCGGCTTGGTATCGAACAGCTTGCGTCCAGGCTTCCACGTCGTCACCGCGGCTCAACCCGCTCCTAATATTGGGAAACCCAGAAAGAACATCCCACGTGGACACCCGGTCGCTGCGAGGTGGTAGCAGAGGGGAGTCGATTTGGACCCGCTCCGCGATATCGCTTCTTATCCCAACAATGATCACTCGATGTCGCGCTTGCGGTACACCATGTTCTTCCGCACGTAGTATGAAATCGCTGGCGAGCGCATGCTCTCCGCTGTCAGGGAGCGGTGCAGACAACGGCAACAGTTTGTATCCGTCCCCGGAAGAGCGGAGATCATCCAGCACCTTGTGGAAAATGCCTCCCCCATCAACTTTGCTAGACAGCATACCCTTCACGTTCTCCATCACGAAAGCGGCGGGATTTAGTCGATCTAGGATTCTCGTGTATTCCTTGTAGAGGTAGTGGCGCTGATCCTGCTCAAGGACGTAGTTCTTCTTTCCTTTGTTCCGCGATCGGCCCGCTAGTGAGTAGGCTTGGCAAGGCGGACCTCCAATCAGGATTGTGTTACCATCAAATTCTTTTCGCGTTCGGTCACAAATTTCGGCGATTTCTTCAAATACTCCCTCCTTGCCAAGTTCTAGTTGCCGGACTTCCAGTTCTGCTTTCTCCCACCTACTGGGATAAACTTTCGACCAGTCCGGTAATGGTTTCTCCGCGTTCAACGCTTCATAAAATTCGGGCGGGAAACCATCATCAAACATCCTCAAGAACGACCGAAGGCGCAAAGTTCGGATGGCATTACTTTCCATCTCTACCGACAAGCGGATCTTCATGCTGACGGCGCCTTCGCTTCCCGCCACTGAAAATCCTTCCCCCAAGCCGCCTGGCCCGGCAAACAAGTCGATAATCCCGTACTCTCCGCTCATACTGTTTCCTTCCTATTTTTCTTCTATACTCAGCGGCATGAGCAGCACCAGGCTAAAAGGTTTGGGTTGGAAATAAGGGGCGCTCTTTTGACGGACACCGTTGAGCCACATGTCAGATCCCGAATGATGTCC
Protein-coding sequences here:
- a CDS encoding AsnC family transcriptional regulator, which translates into the protein MTLDATDRSIIETLQAGLPLVAEPYAEVAESLGLSEADLVARLEAMKESGVIRRIAAAPNHYKLGMTANGMTVWDVEDARIAELGAIVGALPFVTHCYERPRALPDWPYNLFAMVHGSSPEEVEEKRAEIGEILAPGLRGSDVLLSTKILKKTGLRLRKKG
- a CDS encoding integrase arm-type DNA-binding domain-containing protein, which gives rise to MPRRTLKELTAFQVDKLEKLGYHRVGGVSGLCLQVKATGSKSWVLRMTFGGKRRDLGLGSYPSVTLSMARERARMSLDRAWAGYDPVEERRAIREISKPIVESVNAKTFKQCVLEFCQDKIMHQKNAHRARQQFENSLEAYAFPILGELPVDKIELDHILQTLRPIWKEKPDTASRVRSRVERVLNWATVSGHRAGENPARWRGHLDQILAPPSKLRVQGHHPALPVNDMPEFVGSLKKRKVSNSALALEFLILTASRSGEVRNAEWGEIDFDQKVWNVPAGRTKTGKSHRIPLSKQALNVLAATPRLAGADRIWSGTSGKPMSDMTIAAIVKKMNAAEETAGGDGWKGAQSNRVATPHGFRSTFRDWAAEETEWPREMAEIALAHNMGSAVERAYRRTDMLERRRAMMQDWAEFVHGELTSAT
- a CDS encoding DUF2026 domain-containing protein is translated as MTTRTMITLAEFNLISTAIQGLLKQTDYVQKIETSCTLFATFGAAILTYHLGIPCQPVAGGWHLHHPDGVGVLAFGQKENRQIRTTENGFHMWVQTESHIIDFMSPLYPEIFVSEAATSPLPRQMLQLNRKLDAESQTAFLQGAPLMTMYDDVLAKSLIERVAGNVVNDALVRALLTWWPLLEKTPDAELALGVHSGKRLKISRSGHGGEGLWRGPSDVAPPIQ
- a CDS encoding nitrite reductase, which encodes MKRFVALAAALLTFSSVAWANTDALYQEYCAECHGAERLGGVGPALIPEALGRMRGPKIVDVILNGRPSSEMMGFGDQISPAQAEELAEYLKVPLEVVPDWPVAEIDATRVVNEDYTAVDAPVFEADPLNLILIEEMADHSFSIVDGDSFEVIHRFEAPFAVHGAPKFSADGRFVYVMSRDGWVQKYDIWGLQEVVRVRAGLNSRNIALSHDGKWLAVANYLPNTLSILSADDLSAAIVHEIKGKDGSPSRVSAVYAAAPRESFVLALKDVPETWEVFYGENPPFHGFVHDYRIEGPPEERVPFPRRRMMVGGVIDDFIFDESFEYALGAKAGGDGGAVVDLVIGHKIADLDLPGLPRLGSAVMVDYQGRRVMVTPHLRADTFSVVDMKTWETVKRIETGGPGFFMRDHAGSPYLWGDVFFGPNKDKMHVLDRETLEIVKTLQPVPGAALGHIEFTRDGKFALVSVWEEDGAVIVYDATTLEEVRRLEMRKPLGKYNIGNKIGG
- a CDS encoding nitrite reductase; the encoded protein is MTRNINSSRNRTLAGLIAALFIVPGLAGADPAAVYQEHCAECHGEGRLGGIGPALIPETLKRMRGPKVTDVILNGRVSTQMIGYADQISASEAEDLAAWLKTPLERIPDWGKPQIAETREMSDDYVAVAAPVWASDPMNITLAVETADHHVSVLDGDTFEVLDRFETPYAVHGGPKFSPDGRYVFIMSRDGWVQKYDIWALQEVGRVRAGVNSRNIAMSHDGKWLAVANYLPMSLTILSTEDLSVVEVMPVLAKDGTASRVSAVYQAPQRESFILALKDAPEIWEVTADPGAAEPFAMRRIEIAEPLDDFFFDDQYRNLIGAARDGVRGVVVNLEEGREIAELPLDGLPHLGSGISWERNGHRVMATPHLKEGKLSIIDTVTWERIAVIKTEGPGFFLRSHENTPYFWADVFFGPNKDLMHVIDKQSLEIVKTLRPAPGATVAHVEFTRDGKYALVSVWEDDGAVIVYDAATLEEVKRLPMRKPSGKYNVWNKITFSEGTSH
- the nirJ gene encoding heme d1 biosynthesis radical SAM protein NirJ, whose product is MFRMSEYMEQLVHPTPVKTRRGSGPVKPVVIWNLTRRCNLKCRHCYTVSADVNFPGELTHDQAMATVKDMEDFGIYALILSGGEPLDRFDFFDIARASRPFTKMLALSTNGTKIHGENADKVEEIGFDYVGISIDGIGKTNDWFRGVDGAFDDAVRGVRECKKRGIRVGLRFTLTKDNEAQLPDLVKLCHDEGVDKFYLSHLVYAGRGDKNRGEDAEHDHTRRALDLLIETAWESANGGQSLDIVTGNNDADAVYMMNWARERFDDEKLANLRDHLKAWGGNSSGLGVANIDTQGNVHPDTYWSDYTVGSVKDTPFSKLWTGDDKMLAALRTRPRPLKGRCGACAYQSICGGNTRIRALQLTGDPWAEDPACYLSNGEIGVDEAARLEVAPFRGKSHDPKHQFFS